The following is a genomic window from Mustela erminea isolate mMusErm1 chromosome 14, mMusErm1.Pri, whole genome shotgun sequence.
TGGGCCGCAGTGGCAGGTGGTGCGGGTTATAAGCGGCGGCCGCAGCGGCGGCTGAGCTGCTGCCAGGCAGCCGGGGTCCCTCACTGCCTCCACTGGCCCCTGGCCCTGTGGCCCCAGAACTGGGGCCCCCCAGGGTGAAGTTGCGAATGGTGGAGAGTGGAGTGAGTGGAGGAGGGACTCGCAAGGAGTCCAAAGGGCAGGGAAAGGGTTTGCGGTCTGGGCCAGCTGTACCATGTAGGTCTCTTGGACACTGTGGTTGGAAGAATCCAGGATAGTCTGGGATCATGGGAAAGAGACCGGGGTCCGTGGCTGGCTTAGGGGAGGGGTAGGAAGGAGGTGGTGGGTAGGCCagagaggaggagctggaggtggTCGCTGCTGACAGGAATGCCGAGGGGTCCTGGTAGATGTCTCCTGCACAGCCAGAATAAGGAGGAGGTGGCGGTGGAGAGTACAGTTGGTCCAGGTCAGGCTGGGTCTGAGACATGGTGCACACACCCAGGGGTCCTGTGGCCagtgggttgggggaagcagaCGTGACGCTGGACGAGGCTGTGGTCGAAGCTGGGGAGGTAACCCCTTGCAGGATGCCTGCACTCACAATATTGATGATGCCTTCTGGGTAGCAGCTGGCACCAGGGTACTGGGGGTCAATGGAGAACTTGCCCATGTACGTGAAGGTCTGGTTTCTAGGTGCAGAGACGGGAGCAAAGCTGCTGGGATATGGGAGATCCAAGGACCTCTTCTCTCCGGTCATGTCAATGTTGATCATGCCATCTGGGGAGGGAATAGAAACAATGGAGGTGGAGCAATGGTAATGCAGCCAAGAATCCCTTGTTATCCCCTCTAATTAGAGGCCTGTAGGACCTCTAATAGGTCCATTCCCAAATCCCAAGATCCTGGCACAGTAGAGTTGGGGCATAGTCCAACAGGTGGGAAAACCGCAGACCAAAGACAGTAAGAAGAGGGTAGCCCAGGATCCCACGGGCAGTCAGTGACAGTCTGGGACTCAAACTACCTCCAGGAAAGCCAGGATGAGCTactcccaacccccccacacacagccaTCTGTGGCTCTCATCCCCAATAAAAACACCCtataatagcaacaacaatatCAAAAATCCCCCATCTGCctggaaattctctccctcttctttgtcTGGGGGTCCCACGGCTGCGGCTCCAGAGGAGACACTAACCAGGAGACTGATCCCAGCCAGTGCCGCTGGAGAGAGGGGAGCCTgagaaaaagatcagtgatttcTGGCTGCTACCCCTCCGCGGTGcttaccctccctccctctcccgctgcgCTACAGCGGACAGCTGCTGGAGGGTAtggggagctgcagaggaaggAATCGAtaggtttccttcctttcccaacCTTCTCAGCCTTGTCCAACACCCGCACGCCCCAGCCCAAAGCCAGTAGCGGAGCTTCGAGGAAGGAGCGGGGACAGCGGCGGACCACTTTCCACTGCATCGCCAAGGAAACCAGCAGCGCCGGTGCCCCCGCGGGCCTCCTTCGGCAGCCAGGGGGCTGCTTCCCGCCGTtgcccgccctcctcctcctccttcttcccgcCTCGCCAACCCCCTCAACTTCGCGGGCGGCGCGCAGGTGGGGGCGCTCCTTCTGGCCGCTCCCGGAACGCGCTCGGAGATTTTTCCCGGGGTCGGTTCTGCCCGGGAGGGAGCGGCGGACGCTTTCTTCTGGCGCTTCTCGGCCGCTCGGCTTTCCAGCTCTCCTCCGGAGCCCCGAACTTTCTCGTCACTTTGTCCCTTCCCCGGGAGAGGGGAGGCCTGGGTACCGGCGGCCCACGAGCCGGCACAAGCCCGACGCCTGGTCGGGCACCTCTTCTACTCTCATCCCCGCGCCCGCCGGGGGCTGGGCGCGCCGCGGCGCACGCACGCCCGCTCCCTGACGACTGGGTGCTTTTGCCCGCGCGCCCAGCTCCAGCGATCGGGTCCTTGCTCCCGCGGGCTTCTCCTGCACCCGGCTGGGTCAACACCGTCCACCTCGCGCCCCAACCCTCTCCTCCAAGTCCTGCACACGCACCGCACCCCACCCACCACCTTCGAGCCGCGTGGGTCCCAGCCCGCGAAGGAGGCATGCGGCTTACCTCCGGCTACTCCGTTCATCTGGTCAAAGGGGCCTCCCAGT
Proteins encoded in this region:
- the EGR2 gene encoding E3 SUMO-protein ligase EGR2 isoform X2; translation: MNGVAGDGMINIDMTGEKRSLDLPYPSSFAPVSAPRNQTFTYMGKFSIDPQYPGASCYPEGIINIVSAGILQGVTSPASTTASSSVTSASPNPLATGPLGVCTMSQTQPDLDQLYSPPPPPPYSGCAGDIYQDPSAFLSAATTSSSSSLAYPPPPSYPSPKPATDPGLFPMIPDYPGFFQPQCPRDLHGTAGPDRKPFPCPLDSLRVPPPLTPLSTIRNFTLGGPSSGATGPGASGGSEGPRLPGSSSAAAAAAAYNPHHLPLRPILRPRKYPNRPSKTPVHERPYPCPAEGCDRRFSRSDELTRHIRIHTGHKPFQCRICMRNFSRSDHLTTHIRTHTGEKPFACDYCGRKFARSDERKRHTKIHLRQKERKSSAPSSAVPAASTASCPGSAQAGGPLCGSTSGTLGGGSLAPCSSRTRTP
- the EGR2 gene encoding E3 SUMO-protein ligase EGR2 isoform X1 yields the protein MRVGLPSEASSCRWSARGPRDRPERRRSGLAHVLSDNIYPVEDLAATSVTIFPNAELGGPFDQMNGVAGDGMINIDMTGEKRSLDLPYPSSFAPVSAPRNQTFTYMGKFSIDPQYPGASCYPEGIINIVSAGILQGVTSPASTTASSSVTSASPNPLATGPLGVCTMSQTQPDLDQLYSPPPPPPYSGCAGDIYQDPSAFLSAATTSSSSSLAYPPPPSYPSPKPATDPGLFPMIPDYPGFFQPQCPRDLHGTAGPDRKPFPCPLDSLRVPPPLTPLSTIRNFTLGGPSSGATGPGASGGSEGPRLPGSSSAAAAAAAYNPHHLPLRPILRPRKYPNRPSKTPVHERPYPCPAEGCDRRFSRSDELTRHIRIHTGHKPFQCRICMRNFSRSDHLTTHIRTHTGEKPFACDYCGRKFARSDERKRHTKIHLRQKERKSSAPSSAVPAASTASCPGSAQAGGPLCGSTSGTLGGGSLAPCSSRTRTP